In Desulfosporosinus sp. Sb-LF, one DNA window encodes the following:
- a CDS encoding sigma 54-interacting transcriptional regulator, translated as MDYDHKKEIQDSDELRKSIEKQFLLQKIIDNSSDALFVTDRFGNVLLANKGAAQFVGYKVEEMIGRNVEEYIQEGLYDWSPTIKATKTRSIVLGNVRNNHGVQYMVTSNPIMDENNEIVMIITTVRNKDLVDEYIATIAKDGTTVSRSKTVEEDLVSSEPVAESKQMRQIIKISNVIAKTDSTIMLIGETGTGKEVMARYIHRNSLRSKELFIPVNCAAIPDELLESEFFGYARGAFTGANPQGKPGLFEVADKGTLFLDEIAELPLAMQSKLLRVLESSEAQRLGDTKIYQTDVRIIAATNKDLNIMISQKLFRSDLYYRLNVIPIKLSPLKERPEDILVFAHEFLEELNRKYSLKKVFSTQTTQAFLNYSWPGNVRELRNVVERLVITSDGDIINFEDESLLTRNTCLESEECSPEKHIAYSGTLKSVLKAVEEEYINQVLAECGGRVGEAAQRLGIHRTMLYRKSQKVKGLTPKSLSFS; from the coding sequence GTGGATTATGACCATAAAAAGGAAATACAGGATTCGGACGAATTACGAAAAAGCATTGAAAAGCAATTTCTACTACAAAAGATTATTGATAATTCATCGGATGCGCTATTTGTGACCGATAGATTTGGCAACGTGCTTTTGGCCAACAAAGGGGCGGCACAATTTGTGGGTTATAAGGTTGAAGAAATGATTGGAAGAAATGTAGAGGAATATATACAAGAGGGTCTATATGACTGGTCCCCTACGATAAAGGCAACAAAAACCCGTTCTATCGTATTAGGGAATGTGAGAAACAATCACGGAGTTCAGTATATGGTTACAAGTAATCCGATAATGGATGAAAATAACGAGATTGTGATGATCATCACAACTGTACGCAACAAGGATTTGGTGGACGAATATATCGCAACTATAGCAAAAGATGGAACAACAGTGAGCCGAAGCAAAACCGTGGAAGAAGATCTGGTGAGCAGCGAACCTGTTGCTGAGAGTAAGCAAATGCGCCAAATTATAAAAATCAGTAATGTGATCGCGAAGACCGATAGTACAATCATGCTTATTGGAGAGACAGGTACTGGTAAAGAAGTAATGGCAAGGTATATTCATCGAAATAGTCTCCGGTCGAAAGAATTATTTATTCCTGTCAATTGTGCTGCGATTCCTGATGAATTACTAGAGTCGGAATTCTTCGGCTATGCGCGAGGGGCCTTCACCGGCGCAAATCCACAAGGAAAACCTGGGCTGTTTGAAGTTGCTGATAAAGGAACGTTATTTCTCGATGAAATTGCCGAATTGCCATTAGCAATGCAGTCCAAGCTACTGAGAGTATTAGAATCCAGCGAAGCACAAAGGTTAGGCGATACAAAAATTTACCAGACCGATGTCCGAATTATTGCGGCTACGAATAAAGACTTAAATATTATGATTAGCCAAAAGCTGTTTAGAAGCGATTTATACTATCGCCTCAATGTAATACCTATTAAATTATCCCCTCTGAAAGAAAGGCCTGAGGATATTCTTGTTTTTGCTCATGAATTTTTAGAGGAATTGAATAGAAAATATTCTTTAAAGAAGGTATTCTCTACTCAGACAACTCAGGCATTTCTCAACTACAGTTGGCCTGGAAATGTCAGGGAATTAAGGAATGTTGTAGAAAGATTAGTTATTACGTCAGACGGTGATATTATAAATTTTGAGGATGAATCCCTGTTGACTAGAAACACATGTTTAGAGAGTGAAGAATGTTCGCCTGAAAAACATATAGCTTATAGCGGGACTTTGAAAAGTGTTTTAAAAGCCGTTGAAGAAGAGTATATAAATCAAGTGCTGGCAGAATGTGGCGGTCGGGTAGGTGAGGCTGCCCAGCGATTAGGAATCCACCGTACCATGCTGTATCGAAAGAGTCAGAAAGTAAAGGGTTTAACACCTAAATCCCTTTCCTTTAGCTAG
- a CDS encoding M20/M25/M40 family metallo-hydrolase, producing MINRERLLAEFFELTRIDSPTKHERQIADLLKNRLSSIGMLVTEDEVGQVIGGNCGNVFAYLKGDLPEAPVLLLSAHMDTVEPCHNVEPVLQDGLITSAGATILGADDISGIAPILEALRTIQEHGVSHGDIQVILNVAEEGGLNGSKNLDITHLKADLGFVLDADGEPGAIIVAAPGQDRINVTIKGRAAHAGVAPEAGINAIVLAAKAMASIQLGRIDEETTSNIGTIQGGLATNIVAEKVEITCEARSRNLGKLEKQTAHMCDAFRRCAEEAGAIAEINVKRLYAPFTLAEESQVVDLALQAARDAGLKAVLGATGGGSDANFYNVYGIPCAVLGTGMQKFHTTEEFIKEENLYRTAKYVVEIIKAAAKVKK from the coding sequence ATGATAAATCGTGAACGACTTTTAGCTGAGTTTTTCGAACTGACCAGAATCGATTCTCCTACAAAACATGAGCGACAAATAGCGGATTTACTCAAAAATCGTCTTTCGAGTATAGGCATGCTTGTAACAGAAGATGAAGTTGGTCAGGTGATTGGCGGCAATTGTGGTAATGTTTTTGCTTACTTAAAAGGAGACCTTCCTGAGGCACCAGTCTTATTGCTCTCGGCACATATGGACACAGTCGAACCCTGTCACAATGTTGAGCCAGTACTACAAGACGGGCTAATTACCTCCGCTGGTGCAACAATCTTAGGGGCTGATGATATCTCGGGCATTGCACCGATTCTGGAAGCACTAAGAACGATCCAGGAACATGGAGTTTCCCATGGGGACATTCAGGTTATTCTTAATGTTGCCGAAGAAGGCGGTCTAAATGGTTCTAAGAATTTAGATATAACTCATTTGAAGGCTGATCTGGGATTTGTTTTGGATGCTGACGGGGAGCCAGGAGCGATTATTGTTGCTGCCCCTGGGCAAGATCGAATCAATGTAACAATTAAGGGTAGAGCAGCCCATGCCGGAGTTGCTCCAGAAGCTGGAATTAACGCAATCGTTCTGGCAGCTAAGGCGATGGCCAGCATTCAATTAGGTCGAATTGACGAGGAAACAACCTCCAACATCGGAACGATACAAGGAGGTCTAGCCACAAATATTGTGGCAGAGAAAGTAGAAATCACTTGTGAAGCAAGAAGCCGGAACTTAGGAAAGCTGGAAAAACAAACTGCTCACATGTGTGATGCGTTTAGGCGCTGTGCTGAGGAAGCAGGAGCGATCGCTGAAATAAACGTAAAGAGGTTATATGCCCCATTTACCCTGGCGGAGGAATCACAAGTTGTTGATCTTGCGCTACAGGCGGCTAGAGATGCTGGTTTAAAAGCAGTGCTTGGGGCGACAGGCGGGGGCAGTGATGCGAACTTTTATAATGTTTATGGTATACCATGCGCTGTTTTAGGAACTGGAATGCAAAAGTTTCACACAACAGAGGAATTCATTAAAGAAGAAAATCTCTATAGGACCGCCAAGTATGTGGTAGAGATTATTAAGGCGGCAGCAAAGGTTAAAAAATAA
- a CDS encoding HIT family protein: MNECVFCTLPETEILAENDLTRAFYDKYPVSDGHVLIVPKRHAANLFDATPEEMASVGALLTRVKIILDDRFHPDGYNIGANVGIAAGQTIFHWHVHVIPRYNGDAGSVRWHS, translated from the coding sequence ATGAACGAGTGCGTGTTTTGTACGCTGCCGGAGACAGAAATCTTGGCGGAAAATGATCTTACTCGGGCCTTCTATGACAAGTACCCAGTCAGCGACGGGCATGTCTTGATTGTTCCTAAAAGGCATGCTGCAAATCTTTTTGATGCAACTCCGGAAGAGATGGCAAGTGTCGGGGCTCTCCTTACAAGGGTAAAGATAATACTAGACGATCGATTTCACCCAGATGGTTACAACATCGGAGCGAATGTTGGAATTGCTGCTGGGCAGACGATTTTTCACTGGCATGTCCACGTCATCCCACGCTACAACGGAGATGCTGGATCAGTGCGATGGCATTCCTGA
- a CDS encoding chromate transporter — MLRQIWDIFIAFTRASNLGFGGGPAVVPLIKAEAVDRYKWLDNEEFADALAIGNALPGPIATKMAAYIGYKEAGWLGALAALIGTVAPTVIIVVLLGSLIMKYSNSPELKAMLEAVRPVVVVLVADTAYDMGKKSFPTTSTWGIAVVTVALLYLTNIHPAIIIVVSMLFGWIVYGRTKKQEVK; from the coding sequence TTGCTAAGGCAAATTTGGGATATATTTATTGCATTTACCCGTGCTTCGAACCTTGGCTTTGGTGGAGGACCTGCTGTTGTTCCGCTGATTAAGGCTGAAGCAGTCGATCGATATAAATGGCTGGATAACGAAGAGTTTGCGGATGCCTTAGCCATTGGGAATGCTCTACCGGGTCCAATTGCTACGAAAATGGCGGCCTATATCGGCTACAAAGAAGCTGGCTGGCTGGGAGCTTTAGCCGCTTTGATTGGAACAGTCGCTCCTACAGTAATCATTGTTGTTCTCTTAGGTAGCCTCATTATGAAATATTCTAACTCTCCAGAACTTAAAGCGATGCTCGAGGCTGTTCGCCCAGTGGTGGTTGTTCTTGTTGCAGATACCGCTTATGATATGGGTAAAAAATCATTCCCGACTACCAGTACATGGGGAATTGCGGTTGTGACTGTGGCATTGCTCTATTTAACTAATATTCACCCGGCTATTATTATTGTAGTTTCCATGCTATTTGGTTGGATTGTATATGGACGAACTAAGAAGCAAGAAGTAAAATAA
- a CDS encoding chromate transporter — MFAQLWDLLIAFARASNLGFGGGPAVIPLIKIEVVERYHWLTNAQFTDALAVGNALPGPIATKLAGYVGYQIDGWLGALAALIGTIAPTALAVILLTGFLMKYSNSTTLKGMLKGVRPVVVVLIAQTAFDMGIGSFPNLTTWGIALAAVVSFYWLKLHPALIIVISMAFGLLVFR; from the coding sequence ATGTTTGCACAACTCTGGGATCTGCTAATTGCTTTTGCCAGGGCCAGTAATCTTGGCTTTGGGGGTGGTCCAGCCGTCATTCCTCTCATCAAAATCGAAGTGGTGGAGAGATATCACTGGTTGACTAACGCTCAGTTCACTGATGCGCTTGCCGTTGGGAATGCTTTACCGGGCCCGATCGCTACGAAATTGGCCGGGTATGTCGGTTATCAAATTGATGGATGGTTAGGAGCTTTAGCTGCACTAATTGGTACGATCGCACCCACTGCCCTCGCCGTTATTTTGCTGACTGGTTTTTTGATGAAGTACTCGAATTCAACAACTCTAAAAGGAATGCTCAAGGGAGTGCGTCCTGTCGTCGTAGTCTTAATCGCCCAGACTGCTTTCGATATGGGAATTGGCTCTTTTCCGAACCTAACAACCTGGGGCATTGCTTTAGCTGCAGTGGTTTCGTTTTATTGGTTGAAGCTACATCCCGCCTTAATTATTGTAATATCTATGGCATTTGGGCTGTTGGTGTTTCGCTAA
- a CDS encoding PQ-loop domain-containing transporter, producing the protein MSIYEIIMLLCFGAAWPLSIYKSYKSKSSRGKSASFLVVILLGYVAGILNKFFYNFDNVIYLYALNMIMVATDLVLYIKNRRFEG; encoded by the coding sequence ATGAGCATTTACGAAATAATTATGTTACTATGTTTTGGAGCAGCATGGCCATTGTCTATTTACAAGTCATATAAATCAAAATCTTCCCGAGGAAAGAGTGCATCGTTTTTAGTGGTTATTCTTTTAGGCTATGTTGCGGGGATATTGAATAAGTTTTTCTACAATTTTGACAATGTAATATATCTTTATGCATTAAATATGATAATGGTAGCGACTGATCTGGTTTTATATATAAAGAATCGAAGATTTGAAGGATAA
- a CDS encoding manganese catalase family protein yields the protein MFSYSKPLFYPVHVQHPDPMFGQVLLEHYGGKDSEYSAATQYLNHRSNMSNRHLRDLLGLIAAEEMGHMEMIAIAINKLGGPPLHYVNSQGIPWNISYVDQNLDPMAMLQADVEAEVRARILYNQHFIMTNDPGLKKMISFLGGREDVHKHLFQKAQMLIQSSAPLEQFNELIVSYKMSFQTFTY from the coding sequence ATGTTTAGTTATAGCAAGCCACTATTCTATCCAGTTCACGTTCAACATCCCGACCCGATGTTTGGCCAAGTATTACTTGAACACTATGGTGGAAAGGACAGTGAATATTCCGCCGCAACCCAGTACCTCAATCACCGTTCCAACATGAGTAACCGTCATCTTCGTGATCTTTTGGGACTCATAGCCGCCGAGGAAATGGGTCACATGGAAATGATCGCAATCGCAATTAACAAGTTAGGAGGGCCACCGCTACATTATGTTAATTCTCAGGGAATTCCATGGAATATAAGTTATGTCGATCAAAACTTAGACCCCATGGCGATGCTCCAAGCGGACGTTGAAGCTGAAGTCCGAGCACGAATTTTATACAATCAACACTTCATCATGACAAACGACCCCGGTCTCAAAAAGATGATCAGTTTCTTAGGGGGCAGAGAGGATGTTCACAAACACCTTTTCCAAAAAGCTCAAATGTTAATACAAAGCTCTGCACCACTAGAGCAATTTAATGAGTTAATTGTTTCATATAAAATGAGTTTCCAAACATTTACGTATTAA
- a CDS encoding bifunctional 3-deoxy-7-phosphoheptulonate synthase/chorismate mutase — protein MKDLILGGLTSEKGTRAIEVNGVTIGGKDIILIGGPCAVESSIQMSQSADTVKKAGGKILRGGVFKPRTSPYSFQGLGKEGLNYLVQAAKEQGLLCVTEVIDAPSLELVVDEIDIIQIGARNMQNFELLKLAGKINKPIILKRGLSATIEEWLLAAEYILSAGNSQVILCERGIRTYEPSTRNTLDLSAVGVAKELSHLPIIVDPSHAAGRRDLIASLSKAALAAGADGLLIEMHPNPAEAVSDGPQSLHPEEFIQLARELDVVAESVNRVFSCGGQEEGDTLESLRAKIDRIDQTIIERLATRMKIVSKVADQKRLDRVKDINREKEVIQRLVNLGNDLKLPSELVKMIYPLIFEFSVQSQIKRKLVEEKERDLPNVCPLVSK, from the coding sequence ATGAAAGATTTGATATTGGGAGGACTTACTTCTGAAAAAGGTACGCGTGCGATTGAGGTTAATGGGGTAACAATCGGAGGAAAAGATATTATCCTTATTGGTGGACCCTGTGCTGTAGAATCAAGTATTCAAATGAGTCAATCTGCCGACACAGTAAAAAAAGCTGGAGGGAAAATCCTTCGCGGTGGGGTTTTTAAACCGCGTACGTCTCCATATAGTTTCCAAGGCTTAGGTAAAGAGGGGCTTAATTATTTGGTCCAAGCCGCTAAAGAACAGGGCCTGCTCTGTGTTACCGAAGTAATTGATGCTCCGAGTTTGGAATTGGTGGTCGATGAAATCGACATTATTCAAATTGGTGCTCGCAATATGCAGAATTTCGAATTACTGAAGTTGGCAGGTAAAATTAACAAACCGATAATCCTTAAAAGAGGCTTGTCTGCTACGATTGAAGAGTGGTTGTTGGCGGCTGAATATATTTTATCAGCCGGTAACTCTCAAGTGATCCTTTGTGAACGTGGGATTCGCACGTATGAACCCAGCACTCGAAACACCTTAGATCTTAGTGCCGTTGGAGTGGCCAAAGAGCTTTCGCACCTGCCGATTATTGTCGACCCGAGTCATGCAGCAGGCAGAAGAGATCTGATTGCATCTTTATCCAAGGCTGCACTCGCTGCGGGTGCGGATGGTTTGCTGATTGAGATGCACCCTAATCCAGCCGAGGCTGTGAGCGATGGACCTCAATCATTGCATCCTGAAGAGTTTATCCAACTAGCGAGAGAACTTGATGTAGTCGCCGAATCGGTGAATAGGGTCTTCAGCTGTGGCGGACAAGAGGAGGGGGACACCCTTGAATCATTGCGTGCCAAAATTGACCGCATTGATCAAACTATTATCGAACGGCTTGCAACTCGGATGAAAATAGTGAGCAAGGTAGCGGATCAAAAACGTCTGGATCGAGTTAAAGATATCAATCGAGAAAAAGAAGTTATTCAGCGTTTGGTGAACCTTGGTAATGATTTGAAACTTCCTTCGGAATTAGTAAAAATGATTTATCCTTTGATTTTCGAGTTCTCAGTCCAATCTCAAATTAAACGAAAGTTAGTTGAAGAGAAAGAACGAGATCTCCCGAATGTTTGCCCTCTCGTAAGTAAATAA
- a CDS encoding nitroreductase family protein, with product MLDSLYRRRSIRKYQSTKIDQDTVQLLLKAALLSPSSKGLQPWQFIVVEDSEILKELSKVKKGAGHLKNATLGIVVCADSAISDVWVEDASIAATILHLTANSMGLGSCWIQIRERQFTETETAEQHVREVLEIPVNIKVVAIISIGYPDESKSPHTDNNLRFDKVHLNKYGLTY from the coding sequence ATGTTAGATAGTCTTTACAGGCGCCGGAGTATTCGGAAGTATCAATCTACGAAGATAGATCAAGATACAGTACAACTGCTTCTGAAAGCAGCGTTATTAAGTCCGTCATCTAAGGGGCTCCAACCTTGGCAATTCATTGTAGTGGAGGATTCAGAAATCCTAAAAGAATTGTCAAAAGTAAAAAAAGGAGCGGGGCATTTGAAGAATGCCACTTTAGGCATTGTAGTTTGCGCAGATTCTGCAATTAGCGATGTCTGGGTGGAGGATGCTTCTATTGCGGCCACCATTCTACACTTGACGGCTAATTCTATGGGATTAGGGTCATGTTGGATTCAAATTAGAGAGCGCCAGTTCACAGAAACTGAGACGGCAGAACAACACGTACGAGAAGTTTTGGAGATTCCGGTCAATATAAAGGTCGTAGCGATTATTTCCATAGGGTATCCAGATGAATCTAAATCACCTCACACGGATAATAACCTAAGATTTGATAAAGTCCATTTGAACAAGTATGGTTTAACATACTAA
- a CDS encoding PEP/pyruvate-binding domain-containing protein, with the protein MELSQKVSTGFNTLDHVIQHLRMGDNVVFQVKDIEVYKRFVNAFIEQKTSSHRKIIYIRFAQHAPLIANIATVEIFSVDAENGFEEFCSQIHEKITQEGRDVFYIFDCLSELLDRWATDSMIGNFFKVTCPYLFELNTIAYFATYKNRNSFHTTAVIRDTTQVLFDVYEANGTTYVHPLKVWNRYTSTLFLPHVVQNNQFTPVTSSGEVAALYSQYGEDDENPERDLDYWDRLFLKAGELLSSSANLTQVKERIHQLSRIFLTRDERILKLIHEHFSLQDILSIKSRLIGSGFIGGKAVGMLLARKILIQASETWKDILEPHDSFYIGSDVFYSFLVDNNLWKLKMEQRRAPKYYFEKASSLRDKILQGQFSDVIKCKFIRMLEYFGQSPIIVRSSSLLEDGFGNAFPGKYESIFCINQGTLEERYQLFAEAVRQVFASTLSEEALTYREKHGLTSTEEQMALLVQRVSGSNKQDYFFPDVAGVGFSYNTYIWDTQMNPNAGMVRLVIGLGTRAVNRLEGDYARIAALDRPLSIPCDGLQSFKAFSQQKMDVLNIQNNSQECLSIQDLLDQQVDLHQAMIAERDFKTEQRMKQLGLSCKESWVFSFNPLFSKTDLSQTFSKLLNTLEAAYCHPIDIEFTVNFGSNGHYIINLLQCRPLQVQGPKERVEFPHEFPLNQILFKSNGNFMGGNVYTTIHKVIIVDPDAYNLLSQSEKYEVARTVGRLNKQIHKESTKALLLGPGRWGSRIPSLGVPVAFAEIDRISILGEIGYRHSGFFPDVSFGTHFFQDMIESEIFYLALFPEKQDTLYQLDLLENIAQRFLTLPTEMSQLQEVVKVYDFEPGKYSLQLISDINKQEIQCFYRSNGIS; encoded by the coding sequence ATGGAACTCTCCCAAAAAGTGAGTACAGGTTTTAATACATTAGATCACGTGATTCAACATCTTAGAATGGGAGATAATGTTGTTTTTCAGGTTAAGGATATTGAGGTGTATAAAAGATTTGTCAATGCGTTTATTGAGCAAAAGACTAGTTCACATAGAAAGATTATTTATATTCGTTTTGCACAACATGCCCCGCTTATTGCAAATATAGCTACTGTAGAAATCTTTTCCGTTGATGCAGAGAATGGATTTGAGGAGTTTTGCTCTCAGATCCACGAGAAAATTACTCAAGAAGGGCGAGACGTTTTCTATATTTTTGATTGCTTATCTGAACTATTGGATCGTTGGGCTACAGATTCGATGATCGGAAATTTTTTCAAGGTCACCTGTCCCTATCTTTTTGAACTGAATACGATAGCCTATTTTGCGACCTACAAGAATCGTAACTCGTTCCATACCACAGCTGTGATTCGTGATACAACTCAGGTACTGTTTGATGTTTATGAAGCCAACGGCACGACCTATGTGCACCCTTTAAAAGTCTGGAATCGCTATACTTCTACTCTATTCTTGCCTCATGTTGTCCAAAATAATCAATTTACACCTGTTACCAGCAGTGGAGAAGTGGCTGCTCTTTATTCTCAATACGGAGAAGATGATGAAAACCCTGAACGGGACCTTGATTATTGGGACCGTCTATTTTTAAAGGCTGGAGAACTCCTCTCCTCCTCAGCAAATTTAACTCAAGTTAAAGAACGCATTCATCAATTATCCAGGATATTCTTGACCCGCGATGAGCGAATTCTCAAACTAATTCATGAACATTTTTCCCTCCAAGATATCTTGTCCATTAAGTCACGTTTGATTGGCTCTGGGTTTATCGGTGGCAAAGCGGTAGGGATGTTACTCGCTCGAAAGATTTTAATCCAAGCGTCTGAAACATGGAAAGATATCCTAGAGCCTCATGATTCATTTTATATTGGGTCAGATGTCTTTTACTCCTTTCTTGTCGACAATAATTTGTGGAAACTTAAGATGGAACAACGCAGAGCACCAAAATACTATTTCGAAAAGGCCTCTTCACTTCGGGATAAAATACTCCAAGGACAGTTTAGCGACGTAATAAAATGCAAATTTATTAGAATGCTGGAGTATTTCGGCCAGTCCCCGATTATTGTGCGGTCTAGTAGTCTTTTAGAAGATGGGTTCGGCAATGCCTTTCCGGGCAAATACGAAAGTATTTTCTGTATCAACCAGGGTACCCTCGAAGAAAGGTACCAGCTCTTTGCGGAGGCTGTTCGACAAGTCTTTGCCAGTACATTAAGTGAAGAAGCGCTAACCTATCGTGAAAAGCATGGCTTAACCAGTACGGAAGAACAAATGGCTCTTCTCGTACAAAGAGTGTCCGGATCCAATAAACAGGACTATTTCTTTCCTGATGTTGCCGGGGTGGGTTTTTCTTACAACACCTACATTTGGGATACTCAAATGAATCCAAACGCAGGAATGGTACGGCTTGTTATCGGATTGGGTACAAGAGCCGTCAACAGGCTCGAAGGGGACTATGCTAGGATTGCTGCTTTAGACCGCCCCCTCTCTATACCCTGTGATGGACTTCAAAGTTTTAAAGCCTTTTCACAGCAGAAAATGGACGTACTCAACATCCAAAACAATAGTCAAGAGTGCCTTTCGATTCAAGATTTATTAGATCAACAAGTCGATTTGCATCAAGCAATGATTGCTGAACGAGACTTTAAAACTGAACAAAGGATGAAACAACTTGGCCTGAGCTGTAAGGAATCCTGGGTTTTTAGTTTTAACCCGTTATTTTCTAAAACAGATCTTTCTCAAACCTTTTCTAAACTTCTCAATACATTAGAGGCAGCCTATTGCCATCCTATCGATATTGAATTCACTGTAAACTTCGGAAGCAATGGTCATTATATAATTAACCTATTACAATGTAGACCCTTACAGGTTCAGGGTCCCAAAGAACGGGTTGAGTTCCCTCACGAATTCCCACTGAATCAAATCCTTTTTAAGAGCAATGGTAATTTCATGGGGGGAAATGTTTACACGACAATTCACAAAGTCATCATAGTAGACCCAGATGCCTATAACCTACTTAGCCAATCAGAGAAATACGAGGTTGCTAGAACCGTGGGGAGGCTCAATAAGCAAATTCATAAAGAGAGCACCAAAGCACTTCTCCTTGGTCCCGGAAGATGGGGATCACGCATTCCCTCTTTAGGTGTACCCGTTGCTTTTGCAGAGATAGATCGCATTTCAATTCTAGGCGAGATCGGATACCGTCACTCTGGGTTTTTTCCCGATGTATCGTTTGGAACCCATTTTTTCCAGGACATGATTGAAAGTGAGATATTCTACCTTGCACTCTTTCCCGAAAAGCAAGATACCCTCTATCAATTAGATTTGCTGGAGAACATCGCTCAGAGATTTCTTACCCTCCCTACAGAAATGTCCCAGCTTCAAGAAGTTGTAAAAGTGTATGACTTTGAACCTGGGAAATATAGTTTACAATTGATTTCAGATATTAACAAACAAGAGATTCAATGCTTTTATCGTTCAAATGGCATTTCTTAA
- a CDS encoding ANTAR domain-containing protein, which yields MSAGSVLIVCGKAEVASSMQTMLIKEGFYPVNCAHSANEARRNFFNTLLDLVIISTPLPDEQGTDLVFDTHDKTSAGIVVIARPEHLLNMQFSLEKVGALILPKPINRLTLLQTARFALSVRNSMTQLKNERDTLKKRIDERKILEQAKWTLVEKLNMSEPQAFRLIQKRAMDLRISQVIVAEEIIKKYE from the coding sequence GTGAGCGCAGGGAGTGTTCTTATCGTCTGTGGGAAGGCTGAAGTCGCGAGCAGCATGCAGACCATGCTCATCAAAGAAGGTTTTTATCCGGTAAACTGCGCTCATTCAGCCAATGAGGCGCGTCGAAATTTTTTCAACACCCTACTGGATTTGGTTATTATAAGCACTCCGCTACCCGATGAACAGGGAACGGATTTGGTTTTTGATACCCATGATAAAACGTCCGCTGGAATCGTGGTGATCGCAAGGCCCGAGCATTTGCTTAATATGCAATTTAGCCTTGAAAAAGTAGGTGCTTTGATTCTTCCTAAACCAATCAACCGCTTAACATTGCTTCAAACTGCACGTTTTGCACTTTCAGTACGGAATTCGATGACACAATTAAAAAATGAGCGTGATACCCTAAAGAAGCGGATCGATGAGCGGAAGATCCTTGAACAAGCCAAATGGACCCTTGTGGAAAAGTTAAATATGAGCGAGCCACAAGCCTTTCGCCTCATTCAAAAAAGGGCCATGGACTTGCGAATTTCCCAAGTCATAGTCGCGGAAGAGATCATCAAGAAGTATGAATAA